In Oxobacter pfennigii, a single window of DNA contains:
- the rplJ gene encoding 50S ribosomal protein L10 gives MGIKQEKEAMVQEIKDKLTKAQTVIMADYRGLTVEEDTELRRKFREAGVEYKVLKNTLTSIAAKEAGIEGLDAYLAGPTSFAFGYDDATAPARILNDFAKDHKKLELKGGLVQGKLFNVDNVKELATIPPREVLIAKLLGSFKAPMSNFAYLVNAIKEKKEQEA, from the coding sequence ATGGGCATCAAACAAGAAAAGGAAGCTATGGTCCAAGAGATTAAAGATAAGCTTACAAAGGCTCAAACTGTTATAATGGCCGATTACAGAGGTTTGACAGTTGAAGAGGATACTGAATTAAGGCGTAAATTCAGAGAAGCAGGTGTTGAATACAAGGTATTGAAAAATACATTGACTTCTATAGCAGCTAAAGAAGCCGGCATAGAAGGATTGGATGCATACCTTGCAGGTCCCACATCATTTGCCTTCGGGTATGATGATGCTACAGCACCGGCAAGAATTTTAAATGACTTTGCCAAAGACCACAAAAAACTTGAATTAAAAGGCGGTCTGGTTCAGGGTAAATTATTCAATGTTGATAATGTAAAGGAGCTTGCTACAATACCGCCAAGAGAAGTACTCATAGCAAAACTTCTCGGAAGCTTCAAGGCTCCAATGTCCAATTTTGCATACCTTGTTAATGCAATAAAGGAAAAGAAAGAACAGGAAGCATAA
- the rplA gene encoding 50S ribosomal protein L1 yields MKRGKNYQESAKLIDRAMLYTPSEALDLAIQTSKAKFDETVELAVKLGVDPRHADQQVRGAVVLPHGTGKTVRVLVFAKGDKAKEAEGAGADFVGAEELVDKIQKENWFEYDVVVATPDMMGVVGKLGRVLGPKGLMPNPKSGTVTFDVARAIAEIKAGKVEYRVDKTSIVHVPLGKKSFGVEKLNDNFKALMEAVVKAKPAAAKGQYLKSVVVSSTMGPGIKINTAKVLE; encoded by the coding sequence ATGAAACGAGGTAAAAATTATCAGGAAAGTGCTAAGCTTATAGACAGAGCTATGCTATATACACCAAGTGAAGCTCTGGATTTAGCAATACAGACATCAAAAGCTAAATTTGATGAAACAGTAGAGCTTGCAGTAAAGCTTGGTGTTGACCCCAGACATGCGGATCAGCAGGTCAGGGGAGCAGTAGTTCTTCCCCATGGAACTGGTAAGACTGTCAGAGTGCTGGTTTTCGCCAAAGGCGATAAAGCTAAAGAAGCAGAAGGTGCCGGTGCTGATTTTGTAGGAGCTGAAGAGCTTGTTGACAAAATCCAGAAAGAAAACTGGTTTGAATATGATGTTGTAGTTGCAACTCCCGATATGATGGGCGTTGTAGGAAAATTGGGTAGAGTGTTAGGACCAAAAGGACTTATGCCTAACCCCAAGTCAGGAACCGTAACATTTGATGTTGCCAGAGCAATTGCAGAAATCAAGGCCGGTAAGGTTGAATACAGGGTTGATAAAACAAGTATTGTCCACGTGCCATTAGGTAAAAAATCCTTTGGTGTTGAGAAATTGAATGATAACTTCAAAGCACTTATGGAAGCAGTTGTAAAGGCTAAGCCTGCCGCTGCAAAGGGACAATATTTAAAAAGCGTTGTTGTTTCAAGCACAATGGGCCCCGGAATCAAAATCAACACTGCCAAGGTTCTTGAATAA
- the rplK gene encoding 50S ribosomal protein L11: MAKKIVGMVKLQLPAGKATPAPPVGPALGQHGVNIMGFCKEFNAKTANQAGLIIPVVITVYADRSFSFILKTPPAAVLIKKAIGIESGSGVPNKNKVGKLSQAKLREIAELKMPDLNAASVEAAMSMVAGTARSMGVVVEE, from the coding sequence ATGGCGAAGAAAATAGTAGGAATGGTAAAACTCCAATTGCCAGCTGGAAAAGCTACACCAGCACCACCTGTTGGTCCTGCACTTGGTCAGCACGGTGTAAATATAATGGGGTTTTGCAAAGAGTTTAATGCAAAAACTGCTAATCAGGCAGGTTTGATAATACCTGTAGTTATTACAGTTTATGCTGACAGATCCTTCAGTTTTATTTTAAAAACTCCTCCGGCAGCCGTTTTAATTAAGAAGGCTATCGGTATTGAAAGTGGCTCTGGAGTTCCGAATAAAAATAAAGTCGGTAAACTGTCACAAGCAAAGCTTAGAGAAATTGCTGAACTTAAAATGCCTGATCTAAATGCTGCATCTGTAGAAGCTGCTATGAGCATGGTAGCCGGTACAGCAAGAAGCATGGGCGTAGTAGTAGAAGAATAG
- the nusG gene encoding transcription termination/antitermination protein NusG, translated as MAESAKWYVVHTYSGYENKVKANLEKTIENRSLQNLISDVKVPIEESVEIKNGKKKVVQRKTYPGYVLVKMVMSDESWYVVRNTRGVTGFVGPGSKPIPLTDAEIRSMGVTQPQVSIDISIGENVKVVSGPFENFVALVEEINVVKRKIKAFVNMFGRDTLVEFDFDQIEKIE; from the coding sequence ATGGCAGAAAGCGCTAAATGGTATGTTGTCCATACCTATTCAGGATATGAAAATAAAGTAAAAGCTAATCTGGAAAAGACGATTGAAAACAGGAGTCTGCAAAATTTAATATCTGATGTCAAGGTCCCCATTGAAGAATCTGTTGAGATTAAAAACGGAAAGAAAAAGGTAGTTCAGAGGAAAACATACCCTGGATATGTACTCGTAAAGATGGTAATGAGTGATGAGTCCTGGTACGTAGTGAGAAATACTAGAGGTGTAACAGGCTTCGTGGGTCCGGGTTCCAAGCCAATACCTCTGACTGATGCGGAAATTCGGTCCATGGGGGTAACACAACCCCAGGTATCTATAGATATATCAATTGGCGAAAATGTTAAGGTGGTTTCAGGGCCATTTGAAAATTTTGTTGCCCTTGTTGAAGAAATAAATGTAGTCAAAAGAAAGATTAAGGCTTTTGTCAACATGTTTGGCCGTGATACTCTGGTAGAGTTTGATTTCGACCAAATCGAAAAGATTGAATAA
- the secE gene encoding preprotein translocase subunit SecE, which translates to MALEAKAKSEKLPKGMSDMFKGVFDFVVDSKNEFKRITWPDKDKVIRSTSVVLTAIVLLTCFVWLLDSVFNLALSNFLKLLK; encoded by the coding sequence ATGGCCTTAGAAGCAAAAGCTAAATCTGAAAAACTACCGAAGGGGATGAGTGACATGTTCAAAGGAGTTTTTGATTTTGTCGTTGATAGCAAAAACGAGTTTAAAAGAATAACCTGGCCTGATAAAGACAAAGTAATAAGATCAACAAGCGTGGTTTTGACAGCTATTGTACTACTGACATGTTTTGTCTGGCTCTTAGACTCTGTGTTTAATTTAGCTCTTAGTAATTTCTTGAAATTACTGAAATAG
- the rpmG gene encoding 50S ribosomal protein L33: MRVKITLACSECKQRNYNSMKNKKNDPDRLEMSKYCKFCRKHTPHKETK, from the coding sequence GTGAGAGTCAAAATTACTTTAGCATGTTCAGAATGCAAACAGAGGAACTATAATTCAATGAAGAACAAGAAAAATGATCCTGATAGGCTTGAGATGAGCAAATACTGCAAATTCTGCAGAAAGCATACACCGCATAAGGAAACAAAATAG
- the sigH gene encoding RNA polymerase sporulation sigma factor SigH, whose product MKHDANAREYNNDSYDHMLDEEIVHLAKNGDVEAQEYLINKYKNFVRAKARSYFLIGADREDIVQEGMIGLYKAIRDFRQDKLSSFRAFAELCITRQIITAIKTATRQKHIPLNSYISLNKPIYDEESDRTLLDILSGTRISDPEELIISREELINIEAKIGEVLSGLEWEVLRSYLDGKSYQEIACDLDRHAKSIDNALQRVKRKLEKYLKIREI is encoded by the coding sequence TTGAAACATGACGCAAATGCCCGCGAGTACAACAACGATTCCTATGATCACATGCTGGATGAAGAGATCGTTCATCTTGCAAAGAATGGGGACGTGGAGGCCCAGGAATATCTGATAAATAAATATAAAAATTTTGTTAGGGCCAAAGCCAGGTCATATTTTCTTATTGGAGCCGATAGGGAAGACATCGTTCAGGAAGGTATGATTGGTCTTTATAAGGCTATTAGGGATTTTAGGCAGGACAAGCTTTCTTCTTTTAGAGCTTTTGCGGAGCTTTGTATAACCCGCCAGATTATCACTGCCATTAAAACTGCCACCAGACAAAAACATATACCCCTCAACTCATATATTTCTTTGAACAAGCCAATATATGATGAAGAATCGGACAGAACCCTTCTCGATATACTTTCCGGTACAAGGATATCCGATCCGGAGGAATTGATAATAAGCAGAGAAGAGCTTATTAACATAGAAGCTAAAATAGGTGAGGTTTTGAGCGGTTTAGAGTGGGAGGTATTAAGATCCTACCTTGACGGCAAATCCTATCAGGAGATTGCATGTGATCTGGACAGGCATGCTAAGTCAATTGATAACGCTCTGCAGAGAGTAAAAAGAAAATTGGAGAAATATTTAAAAATCAGGGAAATATAA
- a CDS encoding NYN domain-containing protein, whose product MKYFLIVDGYNMINSWPELKTIGEDNLEDARVKLTELLENYRAYKGIKVVVVFDAHMVKGSMEKREFHGGLEVVYTKENETADAFIEKVVDEIGRKHNVLVATSDWLEQQIVLGRGAARISARELREEMLRAQKIMRDKYKIKPSAEKQSIENRIQGEVLEKLEKIRRER is encoded by the coding sequence TTGAAATATTTTTTAATTGTAGACGGCTATAATATGATAAATTCATGGCCTGAATTGAAAACCATAGGGGAGGACAACCTGGAGGATGCCAGAGTTAAGCTTACGGAGCTTTTGGAAAACTACAGAGCATATAAGGGTATTAAGGTCGTGGTTGTGTTCGATGCCCATATGGTTAAGGGAAGCATGGAAAAAAGGGAGTTTCATGGAGGGTTGGAGGTAGTATATACAAAAGAAAATGAGACTGCCGATGCTTTTATAGAAAAAGTGGTGGATGAAATTGGAAGAAAGCATAATGTGCTGGTAGCCACATCCGATTGGCTGGAGCAGCAGATTGTGCTTGGGAGAGGAGCAGCAAGAATCTCGGCAAGAGAGCTTAGGGAAGAAATGCTAAGAGCTCAGAAAATCATGCGGGACAAGTATAAAATCAAGCCTTCGGCAGAAAAGCAGAGCATAGAAAACAGGATCCAAGGGGAAGTTTTAGAAAAACTTGAGAAAATAAGGCGGGAGCGTTGA
- the rlmB gene encoding 23S rRNA (guanosine(2251)-2'-O)-methyltransferase RlmB yields the protein MNKPAGKLGKERRQTERKPYKTDDDRKPIAKNIIKQEKTEIKEVNNAYEDIPRLEGRNPVLEALKSGRTIEKLYVAKGSLEGSIKQIISMAREKGIVINEIDRVKMDAMSETRSHQGVIANVSPYTYVEVEDILNFAAERNEKPFIVILDEIYDPHNLGSIIRTADASGVHGIIISKRRAVGLTPAVAKASAGAIEYAKVAKVTNISQTIRQLKDKGVWIVGTDADGEKSYYESDLTGPIALVVGSEGEGMGKLVKESCDFIVNLPMKGNISSLNAGVAGAIVMYEILRQRILKG from the coding sequence ATGAATAAACCGGCAGGAAAACTCGGGAAGGAAAGAAGGCAGACAGAAAGAAAGCCTTATAAAACTGATGATGACAGAAAGCCCATTGCTAAAAATATTATAAAGCAGGAGAAGACTGAAATTAAGGAAGTAAATAATGCTTACGAGGATATTCCAAGGCTTGAAGGGAGAAATCCCGTTCTTGAAGCATTGAAATCCGGCAGGACTATAGAAAAGCTGTATGTTGCAAAAGGAAGTCTGGAAGGCTCCATTAAGCAAATTATATCCATGGCAAGAGAAAAGGGTATTGTCATAAATGAAATCGACAGAGTGAAAATGGATGCCATGTCAGAGACAAGGAGCCATCAGGGTGTAATAGCAAATGTATCACCCTATACATATGTTGAGGTTGAAGATATATTGAATTTTGCGGCTGAAAGAAATGAAAAGCCTTTTATAGTGATACTTGATGAGATATATGATCCTCATAACTTAGGCTCAATTATAAGGACGGCTGATGCCAGCGGGGTTCACGGGATTATTATTTCCAAGCGCAGGGCTGTAGGCCTTACCCCTGCAGTTGCAAAAGCTTCAGCAGGCGCAATTGAATATGCGAAAGTTGCAAAGGTTACTAATATTTCTCAGACGATCCGTCAGCTTAAGGATAAAGGTGTATGGATAGTTGGTACCGATGCGGATGGAGAAAAGTCATATTACGAATCCGACTTAACCGGCCCCATAGCTCTTGTTGTAGGAAGCGAAGGAGAAGGGATGGGGAAACTTGTGAAGGAAAGCTGCGATTTTATTGTTAATCTGCCTATGAAAGGGAATATATCATCACTTAATGCCGGAGTAGCTGGTGCAATTGTAATGTATGAGATACTCAGACAAAGAATCTTAAAAGGCTAG
- a CDS encoding Mini-ribonuclease 3 has product MTEEIIKAIREADDVMDIRDVAALNPLVLAYIGDAVYEVYVRTHIILKEPQKSVHKLHTMSINYVKAHAQWEMVHKLKGILTEEEQNIVRRGRNSKSGGVPKNADVVEYREATGFEALIGYLYLSGNIKRLEEIIKYCISE; this is encoded by the coding sequence ATGACAGAAGAAATTATTAAAGCCATCAGAGAGGCCGATGATGTCATGGATATAAGGGATGTCGCGGCTTTAAATCCTTTGGTGCTTGCATACATCGGGGATGCTGTGTATGAAGTATACGTAAGGACTCATATTATTTTGAAGGAGCCCCAAAAGTCAGTTCACAAGCTTCATACAATGTCTATTAACTACGTCAAGGCTCATGCCCAATGGGAAATGGTACACAAGTTAAAAGGAATTTTGACGGAAGAAGAACAAAATATAGTCCGAAGGGGAAGAAATTCAAAATCAGGAGGTGTACCTAAAAACGCCGATGTTGTAGAATATAGAGAGGCAACAGGATTTGAAGCCCTTATAGGGTATTTGTATTTATCGGGTAACATAAAAAGGCTGGAGGAAATAATAAAATATTGTATATCTGAATAA
- a CDS encoding EAL domain-containing protein, producing MRITCKIVLILMLQFTLSFSQAFASIPTISFQAEDNFPPFKFIQNNRFMGFEADLSNLIFRPEDYYIEYSTDIWENVYTRLKNGEIDTGGLVAVSEKRKSEVLFSKPVLKAYYAIYTKKDMEQLKIEDLKNYYVGVGRVQNSEELLKTRLNIMNYFSYTDIEKAIEALNRGEIQVLFESQEVVNYFLIKKGLSGEIVPRVTNLYPTEIVFGVSKKNPALVEYINRRMDELRANGIYEELYQKYFFTHSIYYNELRQKWLYIYGVIILSAIMIIFTLLHFYIINLKKKIYKEQGFSTSIVESANIFILIWKKDGALLKFNKYAQRVTGFSQDEVCGRKWMTTIIHESMHSMVLKMLDYNEDKSMTSLYEIPVLCKDSGSINIIWNNSAIYNEDEKPEMAVFMGIDITELKKAQNELKKSYKELETVYEELAVAEEELRNQYGELQSSKEALEESQGRYKLAVDGVNDGVWDFDFKTGKVFYSTRCKEMLGFNEGEVKDGLRAWAKYIHPEDIKTFKTIIMDHFEGENAHYSQELRLKTKDGGYKWILCRGKAVFDSDGKPVRAAGSLTDIDGRRKAEETIHNMAYYDMLTGLPNRTLLYERISSVSSQAARFSRKFAIIFMDLDNFKSINDTLGHDLGDKLLKNIADVLKENTKDKGILARLGGDEFVLLISKMKSIVDVTDAAEKILEVLQKPVEVEGSELYITSSMGIAIYPDDGTDARTLLKNADTAMYFAKETGKCNYRFYSSEMNDKIVNKANMEIKLRHAVKNNELGVFYQLQVDIQTGAVTGVEALARWEQSKYDFVSPDDFIPLAEETSLIVPIDEFVLKNACMQNKTWQDMGYPPVHVSVNISAHQFQYQNIIETIGCILDKTGMDPKWLVVEITESAALKDFDSTVKVINRLMEKGVQISLDDFGTGYSSLYYLKQLPINMLKIDKSFVAGITRDPKEENIINALIMLAHSMGIKVVAEGVETQEQLEFLRDKGCDIAQGFLFKKPMPPKDVEYLIKAGKL from the coding sequence GTGAGAATCACATGCAAAATTGTTCTAATCCTTATGTTGCAGTTTACATTAAGCTTTAGTCAAGCCTTTGCAAGCATACCTACAATTAGTTTTCAGGCTGAAGATAATTTTCCGCCTTTTAAATTTATACAAAATAACAGGTTTATGGGTTTTGAGGCAGATTTAAGCAATCTTATTTTTAGACCGGAGGATTATTACATAGAGTATTCTACAGATATATGGGAGAATGTATATACGAGATTAAAAAACGGGGAAATTGATACCGGAGGACTTGTAGCTGTAAGTGAAAAGAGAAAGAGTGAGGTTTTGTTTTCAAAACCCGTATTAAAGGCATATTACGCTATTTACACTAAAAAAGATATGGAACAGCTTAAGATTGAGGATCTTAAAAACTATTATGTAGGTGTAGGCAGGGTACAAAACTCCGAAGAGCTTTTGAAAACCCGGCTCAATATTATGAACTATTTTTCATATACAGACATAGAAAAGGCCATAGAGGCCCTAAACAGAGGAGAGATACAGGTTTTATTTGAAAGTCAGGAGGTAGTAAACTATTTTCTCATAAAGAAAGGGTTAAGTGGAGAAATAGTTCCAAGGGTTACCAACTTATATCCAACAGAAATAGTTTTCGGGGTGAGTAAAAAAAATCCTGCCTTGGTGGAATATATAAATAGGCGAATGGATGAGCTCCGGGCCAATGGAATATATGAAGAGCTTTATCAGAAGTATTTTTTTACACATTCAATATATTACAATGAGCTGCGTCAAAAGTGGCTGTATATATACGGTGTGATAATCCTCAGTGCCATAATGATCATTTTTACTCTATTGCATTTTTATATTATAAACCTTAAGAAAAAAATATACAAAGAGCAGGGCTTTTCCACCAGCATTGTGGAATCTGCCAATATATTTATACTCATCTGGAAAAAAGATGGCGCTTTGTTGAAGTTTAATAAATATGCCCAGAGAGTTACCGGCTTTTCACAGGATGAGGTTTGCGGTCGCAAGTGGATGACAACGATAATCCATGAAAGCATGCACTCCATGGTATTGAAAATGCTTGACTACAATGAGGATAAAAGCATGACTTCATTATATGAGATACCTGTATTATGTAAAGATAGCGGCAGTATCAATATTATCTGGAATAACAGCGCAATTTACAATGAGGATGAAAAACCTGAAATGGCTGTATTTATGGGTATAGATATAACGGAGCTCAAAAAAGCCCAGAATGAGCTTAAAAAAAGCTATAAAGAGCTAGAAACGGTATATGAGGAACTGGCTGTAGCCGAAGAAGAATTAAGAAATCAGTACGGAGAGCTGCAAAGCAGCAAGGAGGCATTGGAGGAGAGTCAGGGGCGCTACAAGCTGGCTGTGGATGGTGTCAATGACGGCGTATGGGACTTTGACTTTAAAACCGGCAAAGTTTTTTATTCAACAAGATGTAAAGAGATGCTGGGCTTTAATGAAGGTGAAGTAAAAGACGGCTTAAGAGCCTGGGCAAAATATATTCACCCTGAAGATATCAAGACATTTAAAACCATTATAATGGATCATTTTGAAGGGGAAAATGCCCACTACTCTCAGGAGCTAAGGCTTAAGACAAAGGATGGAGGCTATAAATGGATTTTATGCAGAGGAAAGGCCGTTTTTGACAGTGACGGAAAGCCCGTAAGAGCAGCCGGTTCTTTAACAGATATAGACGGAAGGAGAAAAGCTGAAGAGACCATTCATAATATGGCTTACTATGATATGCTGACGGGCTTGCCTAATCGTACTCTGCTCTATGAAAGGATATCTTCGGTATCATCACAGGCAGCAAGATTCAGCAGGAAATTTGCCATTATATTTATGGATCTGGATAATTTTAAATCTATAAATGATACCTTGGGACATGATTTAGGGGATAAGCTTTTAAAAAATATTGCGGATGTTTTAAAGGAGAATACCAAGGATAAGGGAATATTGGCGCGGCTTGGCGGTGATGAATTTGTGCTGCTTATTTCAAAAATGAAATCAATAGTTGATGTGACAGATGCAGCTGAAAAAATACTTGAAGTCCTTCAGAAGCCCGTAGAAGTTGAAGGCAGCGAATTATATATTACTTCCAGCATGGGCATTGCTATATACCCCGATGATGGCACAGATGCTAGGACCCTCCTTAAAAATGCGGATACTGCCATGTATTTTGCAAAGGAAACAGGTAAATGCAATTATAGGTTTTATTCAAGCGAAATGAATGACAAAATAGTAAATAAGGCAAATATGGAAATTAAATTAAGACATGCTGTAAAAAACAATGAATTGGGCGTATTTTACCAGTTGCAGGTGGATATTCAAACAGGTGCTGTTACGGGTGTTGAAGCTCTGGCAAGATGGGAACAATCAAAATATGATTTTGTTTCTCCCGATGATTTCATACCTTTAGCCGAAGAAACAAGCCTCATAGTGCCTATTGATGAGTTTGTGCTTAAAAATGCCTGTATGCAGAATAAGACATGGCAGGATATGGGTTATCCGCCGGTTCATGTTTCAGTTAATATTTCCGCACATCAGTTCCAGTATCAAAACATTATAGAAACCATAGGTTGTATACTGGACAAGACAGGTATGGATCCTAAGTGGCTGGTGGTGGAAATAACCGAGAGTGCAGCATTAAAGGATTTTGATTCTACCGTTAAAGTTATTAATAGGCTTATGGAAAAAGGTGTCCAGATATCCTTAGATGATTTTGGAACAGGATATTCGTCCCTTTATTACCTTAAGCAACTGCCTATAAACATGCTTAAAATAGATAAATCATTTGTTGCCGGTATAACAAGGGATCCAAAGGAAGAGAATATTATAAATGCGCTTATTATGCTGGCTCACAGTATGGGCATAAAAGTTGTGGCAGAAGGTGTTGAAACACAGGAGCAGCTTGAGTTTCTAAGGGACAAGGGCTGCGATATTGCTCAGGGATTCCTGTTTAAAAAGCCTATGCCTCCTAAAGATGTTGAGTATTTAATTAAGGCTGGAAAATTATAA
- the cysS gene encoding cysteine--tRNA ligase, which translates to MKIFNTLTKAKEDFVPLKEGEVSMYVCGPTVYNFFHIGNARTFISFDTIRRYFEYRGYKVNFVQNFTDIDDKMIKKANDDGITVKELGDKFIEEYYKDADALGLKRATINPRATELIDEIIDFIKSLEEKGFAYNVDGDVYFNTVRFNEYGKLSHQTLDDLEAGARVDVDERKKDPMDFALWKKKKPGEPSWDSPWGQGRPGWHIECSTMASKLLGDTIDIHAGGSDLIFPHHENEIAQSEAKTGKPFARYWMHGAFLNINNQKMSKSLNNFFTARDILNEYEPEVIRLFMLSGHYRTPLNFSMDLLEQSKAGLERFYNSINNLEYILETVVDRDLNSDDSELLKRIDAYKERFIEVMDDDFNTADGISVIYDLVRDVNTNIKPQSPKILIKKALDMIRELGKPLALLQKTTQGELDLEIEKLIEDRQKARKEKNWALSDKIRDDLKAKGIILEDTPQGVKWKRI; encoded by the coding sequence ATCAAAATCTTTAATACTCTCACCAAGGCAAAGGAGGATTTCGTACCCTTAAAGGAAGGCGAAGTCTCCATGTATGTGTGCGGACCTACGGTATATAATTTTTTTCATATAGGAAATGCCAGGACATTTATTTCCTTCGATACCATACGACGCTATTTTGAATACAGAGGATATAAGGTTAATTTTGTGCAAAACTTTACGGATATAGATGACAAGATGATTAAGAAGGCTAATGATGACGGAATCACCGTAAAAGAATTGGGGGATAAATTCATAGAAGAATATTATAAGGACGCTGATGCATTGGGCTTGAAAAGAGCTACAATAAATCCGAGAGCAACAGAGCTTATAGATGAAATAATAGATTTTATAAAATCTCTGGAAGAAAAAGGTTTTGCTTATAATGTTGACGGAGACGTCTATTTTAATACCGTCAGATTCAATGAATACGGCAAATTGTCTCATCAAACCCTCGACGATTTAGAAGCCGGTGCCAGGGTGGATGTTGATGAAAGAAAAAAAGATCCCATGGATTTTGCTTTGTGGAAGAAAAAGAAGCCAGGTGAACCTTCCTGGGATAGCCCCTGGGGCCAAGGCAGGCCGGGATGGCATATAGAATGCTCAACTATGGCATCAAAGCTCTTAGGAGATACGATTGATATTCATGCAGGAGGTTCAGACTTAATATTTCCTCATCATGAAAATGAAATTGCACAAAGTGAGGCAAAGACGGGAAAACCCTTTGCCAGGTATTGGATGCATGGAGCATTCTTAAACATAAATAATCAGAAGATGTCTAAGTCTTTAAACAACTTTTTTACTGCAAGGGATATATTAAATGAATATGAGCCTGAAGTAATAAGGCTGTTCATGCTGTCAGGACATTACAGGACACCCCTTAATTTCAGCATGGACTTACTGGAGCAGTCAAAAGCCGGATTGGAGCGTTTTTATAACTCAATCAACAATCTTGAATACATTTTAGAGACGGTAGTGGATAGGGATTTAAACAGCGATGATTCTGAACTATTAAAGAGGATAGATGCTTATAAAGAAAGGTTTATTGAGGTTATGGATGATGACTTTAATACGGCTGACGGTATTTCTGTTATATATGACCTGGTAAGGGATGTAAATACAAACATAAAGCCTCAATCTCCCAAAATACTTATTAAAAAAGCCCTTGATATGATAAGGGAATTAGGAAAACCATTAGCCTTGCTTCAAAAGACAACTCAGGGCGAGCTGGATTTAGAAATTGAAAAGCTTATAGAAGACAGGCAGAAGGCCAGAAAGGAAAAAAACTGGGCTCTTTCAGATAAAATAAGGGACGACTTAAAAGCAAAGGGCATTATTCTTGAGGACACTCCTCAGGGAGTCAAGTGGAAGAGGATATAA